A stretch of DNA from Bacteroidales bacterium:
AATGGAGCCTGTTGGGGAGTATTATACAAAGGAAAAATGTATAACTGCACTTAATAACAAGGAAGTAGTTGTTTTTTCAGGTGGAACAGGAAATCCATATTTTACTACAGATACAGCATCATCTCTTCGAGGAGTGGAAATTGAAGCCGATATCTTGTTAAAAGGAACAAGAGTCGATGGTGTTTATACTGCTGACCCTGAGAAAGATAAGTCTGCTAAAAAGTTTGATGAAATTACTTTTAATGAAGTATATAAACTTGGATTAAATGTTATGGATCTTACTGCATTTACAATGTGCCGGGAAAATAATTTGCCAATAATTGTATTTGATATGAATGTAAAAGGCAACTTAAAAAAAATAATTTTAGGTGAAAAAATTGGCACATTAGTTAAGAATTGAATATATTTATCTTTTCAATTATTTCAAAATATTAATAAAATGGAAGAAGAAGTACAATTTTGCATTGAAGAATTAAAAGAAAAAATGGATAATTCCATTAAGCATTTTTCTGATGAATTAACAAAAATAAGAGCTGGGAAAGCTACCCCACAAATGATTGACAATATAATGATTGATTATTATGGAACCCTCACACCTCTTAACAGAATTTCTAATATTAATACTCCTGATCCTCGCACAATACGTATTCAACCATGGGAGAAAAATATGATAGATATTATTGAAAAAACAATTCTAAATGCTAATTTAGGATTTAACCCGACCAACAACGGCGAAGCAG
This window harbors:
- a CDS encoding UMP kinase yields the protein MLKYKRILLKLSGEALMGSKNYGIDAERLSQYAEQIKEIVNLGVETGIVIGGGNIFRGLKGSSEGFDRVKGDYMGMLATIINSLALQSALENVGLKTRVFTSIRMEPVGEYYTKEKCITALNNKEVVVFSGGTGNPYFTTDTASSLRGVEIEADILLKGTRVDGVYTADPEKDKSAKKFDEITFNEVYKLGLNVMDLTAFTMCRENNLPIIVFDMNVKGNLKKIILGEKIGTLVKN
- the frr gene encoding ribosome recycling factor — translated: MEEEVQFCIEELKEKMDNSIKHFSDELTKIRAGKATPQMIDNIMIDYYGTLTPLNRISNINTPDPRTIRIQPWEKNMIDIIEKTILNANLGFNPTNNGEAVIINVPILTEERRCDLVKQVKNIGENAKVSIRNARRETNDQLKKMLKDGLSEDMEKGAEEDVQKLTDEYVKKIDELLGEKEKDIMTI